In the Staphylococcus sp. IVB6240 genome, one interval contains:
- the wecB gene encoding UDP-N-acetylglucosamine 2-epimerase (non-hydrolyzing) has product MKKIMTIFGTRPEAIKMAPLVLQLQKDPLLQPVVVVTAQHREMLDTVLDTFGIEPDYDLNVMTPGQTLSEVTSRVLTGLEHIIQEEKPDMILVHGDTTTTFAGSLAAFYNEVRIGHVEAGLRTYNKYSPFPEELNRQMTGNMADLHFAPTVQARQNLLNENKSEHSVVVTGNTAIDAMRTTIHGAYESDILAKHEGKRIVLLTAHRRENIGQPMAEIFKAARQVVEEVEDVVLVYPMHKNPKVRDIAHQYLEGHSRIELIEPLDVVDFHNFAHNAFLIMTDSGGVQEEAPSLGKPVLVLRDTTERPEGVEAGTLKLVGTDEASVYQNLMKLLTDTTEYDAMSHAKNPYGDGYASERICEHIKYYFDLIDEKPLPFKVTK; this is encoded by the coding sequence ATGAAAAAAATTATGACTATTTTTGGTACGAGACCTGAAGCAATTAAGATGGCACCACTCGTCTTACAATTGCAAAAAGATCCGCTGTTACAACCAGTTGTGGTTGTAACAGCACAACATCGTGAAATGCTTGATACAGTATTGGATACATTTGGAATCGAACCAGACTATGATTTGAACGTTATGACACCAGGGCAAACTTTATCGGAAGTTACATCACGTGTCTTGACTGGTTTGGAGCATATTATACAAGAGGAAAAACCAGACATGATTTTAGTTCATGGTGATACAACAACAACATTCGCGGGTAGTTTAGCGGCATTTTACAATGAAGTTCGTATTGGTCATGTTGAAGCGGGATTACGCACATATAACAAGTATTCACCTTTCCCAGAAGAATTGAATCGTCAAATGACGGGGAATATGGCGGATTTACATTTTGCCCCGACTGTTCAGGCGCGACAAAATCTCTTAAATGAGAATAAGTCAGAACACTCTGTGGTTGTAACAGGTAATACAGCAATTGATGCAATGCGTACAACGATTCATGGAGCGTATGAGTCAGATATTTTGGCAAAACATGAAGGTAAACGTATTGTCTTATTAACTGCACATCGACGTGAAAATATTGGACAGCCAATGGCAGAAATCTTTAAGGCAGCTAGACAAGTTGTGGAAGAAGTTGAAGATGTGGTACTCGTGTATCCAATGCATAAAAATCCTAAAGTACGTGACATTGCACATCAATATTTAGAGGGTCATTCACGTATTGAGCTCATTGAACCATTAGATGTTGTGGATTTTCATAACTTTGCGCACAATGCCTTTTTAATTATGACTGACTCTGGAGGTGTTCAAGAAGAGGCGCCTTCTCTTGGTAAACCTGTACTTGTTTTACGAGATACAACGGAAAGACCAGAGGGTGTTGAAGCGGGCACTTTGAAATTGGTAGGTACTGATGAAGCATCTGTTTACCAGAATTTGATGAAGCTGCTAACAGACACAACAGAGTATGATGCAATGAGTCATGCTAAAAATCCTTATGGAGATGGTTATGCGTCAGAGCGTATTTGTGAACACATCAAATATTATTTTGACTTAATTGATGAAAAACCATTGCCATTTAAAGTAACAAAGTAA
- the upp gene encoding uracil phosphoribosyltransferase gives MGNVQVLDHPLIQHKLSFIRDVNTGTKAFRELVDEVGMLMAYEVTRNLELEDVEIETPVTKATVKRLSGKKLAFIPILRAGLGMTTGILNLVPAARIGHVGLYRDPETLEAVEYFVKLPQDIEEREIIVVDPMLATGASAIEAITSLKKRGAKNIRFMCLIAAPEGVEKLQAAHEDVDIFIAALDEKLDENAYIIPGLGDAGDRLFGTK, from the coding sequence ATGGGAAACGTACAAGTACTAGATCATCCTTTAATTCAACACAAATTAAGTTTTATTCGTGACGTTAATACAGGAACAAAAGCATTCCGTGAACTTGTCGATGAAGTCGGTATGTTAATGGCTTATGAGGTAACACGAAATTTAGAACTAGAAGATGTAGAAATTGAAACACCTGTAACAAAAGCGACAGTGAAACGCTTATCAGGTAAAAAATTAGCATTTATTCCAATTCTACGTGCTGGTTTAGGTATGACAACAGGTATTTTAAACCTTGTTCCAGCTGCACGTATTGGACATGTCGGTTTATATCGTGATCCAGAAACACTTGAAGCAGTTGAGTATTTTGTGAAGTTACCACAAGATATCGAAGAACGTGAAATTATTGTTGTAGACCCTATGTTAGCAACAGGTGCATCAGCGATCGAAGCCATCACATCATTGAAAAAACGTGGTGCAAAAAATATTCGTTTCATGTGTTTAATTGCAGCGCCAGAGGGTGTTGAAAAGTTACAAGCAGCACACGAAGATGTAGATATTTTTATCGCTGCATTAGATGAAAAGTTAGATGAGAATGCTTATATTATTCCAGGTTTAGGTGATGCTGGAGACCGTTTATTCGGTACAAAATAG